A part of Streptomyces sp. NBC_01497 genomic DNA contains:
- a CDS encoding GNAT family N-acetyltransferase encodes MADLTLVRLDGNEADRQRDALADLYEKAYAEKLDGAFRSRAGFLDRLGMYVGRQRFELVSAHDGDALAGYIFGFAIAPSGTWWEGFRDEVPADVLEWTRAEEVFAISELMVRPEWRRRGIARRLHDTLLEGRGEALATILVDPKNIPARTAYYAWGWEKLGDIQPFDDSPVFESLTKRLSLVKP; translated from the coding sequence ATGGCGGACCTGACGCTCGTGCGCCTGGACGGAAACGAAGCTGACAGGCAGCGAGATGCCTTGGCGGACCTGTACGAGAAGGCGTACGCCGAGAAACTGGACGGAGCATTCCGTTCCCGGGCAGGGTTCCTGGACCGCCTGGGGATGTACGTCGGCAGGCAACGGTTCGAGCTGGTCTCGGCTCATGACGGAGACGCGCTGGCCGGATACATCTTCGGCTTCGCCATTGCTCCATCGGGGACTTGGTGGGAGGGCTTCCGGGACGAGGTTCCCGCCGACGTGTTGGAGTGGACCCGGGCGGAGGAGGTCTTCGCCATCTCTGAGCTGATGGTGCGACCCGAGTGGCGACGCCGAGGCATAGCTCGTCGACTCCACGACACTCTCCTTGAGGGGCGTGGCGAGGCCCTCGCGACAATCCTGGTGGACCCCAAGAACATCCCGGCCCGCACTGCGTACTACGCATGGGGCTGGGAGAAACTCGGAGACATTCAGCCCTTCGACGACTCTCCTGTCTTCGAATCCCTGACGAAGAGGCTTTCTCTCGTCAAACCATGA
- a CDS encoding histidine phosphatase family protein, with protein MADRSHGSSRAPLARLTVVRHGQSTANVLWARALETGDPELVGEGTDAQVRLSRIGVEQARALGRWLAGLRGDERPGLVVCSTYARAAETWDVMADSAREVGCTSLPGAVVDERLRDREMGVLELLPPPAVRTRAPEEAARRARLGEWFYRPPGGESLADVALRVRDFLTEVRAAGTAEHVLLVAHDSVVIAARHVLAGIGDPVPGDVPVPNASVSSWERDPGGGTWLRLVEFGSVRHLGEG; from the coding sequence ATGGCTGATCGGAGCCATGGGAGTTCCCGGGCGCCACTCGCACGGCTGACCGTCGTGCGGCACGGCCAGAGCACCGCCAACGTGCTCTGGGCGCGGGCTCTCGAGACCGGTGATCCGGAGCTGGTCGGGGAGGGGACCGACGCTCAGGTCCGGCTGTCGCGGATCGGGGTCGAGCAGGCGCGGGCGCTTGGGCGGTGGCTCGCCGGCCTTCGGGGAGATGAGAGGCCCGGGCTCGTCGTGTGCTCTACGTACGCCAGGGCGGCCGAGACGTGGGACGTGATGGCCGACTCGGCGCGAGAGGTCGGATGCACCTCGCTGCCGGGCGCGGTCGTTGACGAGCGGCTGCGGGATCGCGAGATGGGTGTGCTGGAGCTGTTGCCGCCGCCCGCGGTGCGGACGCGGGCTCCTGAGGAGGCGGCACGGCGCGCGCGGCTCGGCGAGTGGTTCTACCGGCCGCCGGGCGGGGAGTCGCTCGCCGATGTGGCCCTGCGTGTCCGGGACTTCCTGACGGAAGTGCGCGCGGCGGGCACCGCTGAGCACGTGCTGCTGGTCGCGCATGACTCGGTGGTGATCGCGGCCCGGCACGTTCTGGCGGGCATCGGCGATCCCGTACCCGGTGATGTTCCCGTGCCCAACGCGTCCGTCTCCTCGTGGGAGCGGGATCCCGGTGGCGGGACTTGGCTGCGGCTCGTCGAGTTCGGGAGCGTGCGTCACCTCGGGGAAGGCTGA
- a CDS encoding ATP-binding protein, producing MTATTETRPTGCPGYSETLPCAPESARIARNLVHTALTVWGHEDLAQDGTSIVSELVANAAQHTRSRLIEVSITHPAPAYVRIAVADRDRGGLPLKCATGEGDESGRGLALVDALAERWGTDILPRGKRVWGELKCEAAS from the coding sequence ATGACCGCGACCACCGAAACTCGCCCCACCGGGTGCCCCGGATACAGCGAGACACTTCCGTGCGCTCCCGAAAGCGCCCGTATCGCACGCAACTTGGTACACACGGCCCTGACCGTCTGGGGGCACGAAGATCTGGCACAGGACGGCACAAGCATCGTCTCCGAATTGGTGGCCAACGCCGCCCAGCACACGAGAAGCCGCCTCATCGAGGTGAGCATCACCCACCCCGCCCCGGCGTACGTACGAATCGCCGTCGCAGACAGAGACCGCGGCGGCCTCCCCCTCAAGTGCGCGACAGGCGAAGGGGACGAGAGTGGTAGGGGCCTGGCCTTGGTCGATGCTCTTGCGGAGCGCTGGGGAACGGACATCCTCCCTCGGGGCAAGCGCGTCTGGGGCGAGCTGAAATGCGAGGCGGCTTCATGA